A single Nitrospirae bacterium CG2_30_53_67 DNA region contains:
- a CDS encoding dihydropteroate synthase, protein MRYRMRVLNLGTRDELIREMKRLGADPEGIGMMFPKGLTRLIRLAGIPCKVANLLKQELLSRGGDCAVSHGTLTHAVETTDALMIATERQYRELIRKLKKQKIFGLPELAGQIEKSITNMNLRKFRIEIGGKALNLDERTHIMGVLNVTPDSFSDGGTFMDPEKAYLHALRMRDDGADIIDIGGESTRPGAEETPEDLELSRILPLVERISRESEAVISVDTYKARVARKAIEAGAHMINDISGLRFDPEMAPLIAETGVPVVIMHIKGTPRDMQKEPSYEDVMGEIIASLEESMEIAYRAGVREEQIVVDPGIGFGKRLQDNLDIIRHLSELKILGRPILLGTSRKSFIGSILNLSVTDRLEGTAATVSVGIMNGVHIIRVHDVREMARVAKVTDAVAQRV, encoded by the coding sequence ATGAGATACCGGATGAGGGTCCTCAATCTGGGAACGAGGGATGAACTCATCCGTGAAATGAAACGTCTGGGCGCCGATCCGGAAGGGATCGGCATGATGTTTCCCAAAGGATTGACCAGACTGATCCGTCTTGCCGGCATTCCCTGCAAAGTGGCCAACCTTCTCAAACAGGAATTGCTTTCACGCGGGGGAGACTGCGCTGTTTCACATGGGACGCTCACACACGCCGTGGAGACCACCGATGCCCTCATGATCGCCACGGAGAGACAGTACCGCGAGCTGATCCGTAAATTGAAGAAGCAAAAGATCTTCGGACTTCCGGAACTTGCCGGTCAGATTGAAAAGAGCATAACGAACATGAACCTCAGGAAGTTCCGGATCGAAATCGGGGGCAAGGCGCTGAATCTCGATGAAAGGACCCATATCATGGGGGTTCTGAATGTGACGCCGGATTCCTTTTCCGACGGAGGGACCTTCATGGATCCGGAGAAGGCCTATCTCCATGCTTTGAGAATGAGGGACGACGGCGCCGATATCATCGATATCGGGGGGGAATCAACACGTCCGGGCGCAGAGGAGACGCCTGAAGACCTTGAACTCTCGAGAATCCTTCCTCTGGTCGAGCGTATTTCCAGGGAATCGGAGGCGGTCATTTCCGTGGATACCTACAAGGCGCGTGTGGCGAGAAAAGCCATTGAAGCCGGGGCACACATGATCAATGATATCAGCGGGCTGAGGTTCGATCCGGAGATGGCGCCGTTGATTGCCGAGACCGGCGTGCCGGTCGTCATCATGCATATCAAGGGGACGCCCAGGGATATGCAAAAAGAACCCTCCTATGAAGACGTCATGGGGGAGATTATCGCAAGCCTTGAGGAGAGCATGGAGATCGCTTACAGGGCAGGGGTCCGGGAGGAACAGATCGTGGTGGATCCGGGGATCGGTTTTGGAAAGCGCCTTCAGGATAATCTGGACATCATCAGGCATCTTTCAGAACTCAAAATTCTCGGGCGGCCGATCCTGCTCGGTACCTCTCGGAAGTCATTCATCGGCAGCATTCTTAACCTCTCAGTTACGGACCGCCTTGAGGGGACTGCGGCTACCGTGAGCGTGGGGATCATGAACGGCGTCCATATCATCCGGGTCCACGACGTTCGGGAAATGGCCAGGGTGGCCAAGGTGACCGATGCCGTGGCCCAACGCGTTTAA
- a CDS encoding pyridoxine 5'-phosphate synthase — translation MTRLGVNIDHVATIRQARLTTEPDPVAAALIAELAGADGITIHLREDRRHIQDRDLSLIRRVIHVRLNLEMAATEEIIRIALKERPDAVCLVPEKRAELTTEGGLDVAAHGKSLKQGIRRLRHKGIEVSIFVDPDPRQVIASKELNADAVEIHTGAYAEAKGKAQARELERIHRAVQTAREIGISIHAGHGLTYRNVSRIAAIPEIEELNIGHSIISRAVLVGLERAVREMKALVNP, via the coding sequence GTGACACGACTGGGAGTGAACATTGATCACGTGGCCACGATCCGTCAGGCCAGGCTGACCACGGAACCGGATCCGGTTGCGGCCGCGCTCATTGCCGAGCTGGCCGGAGCAGACGGCATTACCATCCACCTGAGAGAGGACCGCAGGCATATCCAGGACCGTGATTTAAGTTTGATCCGTCGTGTGATTCATGTCCGACTGAACCTGGAAATGGCGGCAACCGAGGAGATCATCCGGATCGCACTGAAGGAGAGACCGGATGCGGTCTGTCTCGTTCCTGAAAAGAGGGCGGAACTCACGACTGAAGGCGGACTGGATGTGGCGGCCCATGGGAAGTCCCTGAAGCAAGGGATCCGGAGGCTGAGGCATAAGGGGATCGAGGTCAGCATCTTCGTGGATCCCGATCCCAGACAGGTGATCGCCTCAAAGGAGTTGAACGCTGATGCCGTGGAGATCCATACCGGCGCCTATGCGGAGGCCAAAGGCAAGGCGCAGGCCCGGGAACTGGAGCGTATCCATCGGGCCGTGCAGACTGCCCGTGAGATCGGGATCAGCATCCATGCAGGGCACGGGCTGACCTACCGGAACGTCAGCCGGATCGCCGCCATACCGGAGATCGAGGAGCTGAACATCGGACACAGCATCATATCCAGGGCGGTGCTGGTAGGGCTGGAACGGGCTGTCAGGGAAATGAAGGCGCTGGTGAACCCTTGA
- a CDS encoding phosphoglucosamine mutase, producing the protein MGKLFGTDGVRGVANVYPMNVEMAIKLGRAASHIFKKARSGRHKVIIGKDTRLSGYMLESALMSGICSMGVDVLLVGPLPTPAIAFMTKNLRADAGVVISASHNPYQDNGIKFFSPDGYKLPDEIEEEMESLIFSNDIDSIRPTAEEVGKAFRIDDAEGRYVSYIKTSFPKEYDLSGIKIVIDCANGAAYKAAPLVMQELGADIVVLNNRPDGCNINKDCGSLHPDVIIKAVLDHGADIGISLDGDADRVIFSDEKGSEVNGDPVMVFSALDMKSRGVLRENTLVTTVMSNMGLELALKKQGIRVVRTQVGDRYVAEEMIRGGYNLGGEQSGHILFMDYNTTGDGILSALQVLSIMRRSGKSLSELASVMTTLPQILKNVRVREKKDFESLPDVKKAIHSAEQKLKEEGRVLVRYSGTENKARVMIEGPDSDSIRDMAESIAGEIEKAIGVKN; encoded by the coding sequence TTGGGCAAGTTGTTTGGAACCGACGGCGTCCGGGGTGTTGCCAACGTCTACCCCATGAACGTGGAAATGGCGATCAAGCTCGGGAGGGCGGCTTCACATATTTTCAAGAAGGCGCGCTCCGGCCGGCACAAGGTCATCATAGGCAAGGATACGAGACTTTCGGGATACATGCTGGAGAGCGCCCTCATGTCAGGAATCTGCTCCATGGGCGTGGACGTCCTGCTGGTCGGTCCCCTCCCCACGCCGGCCATTGCCTTCATGACTAAAAATCTCCGGGCGGACGCGGGTGTGGTGATCTCCGCCTCGCACAACCCCTATCAGGACAACGGGATCAAGTTTTTCTCTCCCGATGGGTACAAACTCCCGGATGAAATAGAAGAGGAGATGGAGTCTCTTATTTTTTCCAATGATATTGATTCCATCCGGCCCACGGCCGAGGAGGTGGGAAAGGCCTTTCGGATTGATGACGCGGAGGGCCGCTATGTTTCTTACATCAAAACAAGCTTCCCCAAGGAGTATGACCTCTCCGGGATCAAGATCGTGATTGACTGTGCCAACGGCGCGGCGTACAAGGCCGCCCCGCTGGTCATGCAGGAACTCGGCGCCGATATCGTCGTCTTGAATAACCGGCCCGACGGATGCAACATTAACAAGGACTGCGGGTCGCTCCATCCTGATGTGATCATAAAGGCCGTTCTGGACCATGGCGCCGATATCGGCATCTCCCTGGACGGAGATGCAGACCGCGTGATCTTTTCGGATGAAAAGGGGAGTGAGGTCAACGGCGACCCCGTGATGGTCTTCTCCGCCCTGGACATGAAAAGCCGAGGGGTCCTGCGTGAGAATACCCTGGTGACCACGGTGATGAGCAACATGGGGTTGGAACTGGCGCTGAAAAAACAGGGGATACGGGTCGTCCGGACGCAGGTCGGAGACCGGTATGTGGCCGAGGAGATGATCCGGGGAGGATATAATCTGGGCGGGGAGCAATCCGGTCATATTCTATTTATGGACTACAATACCACGGGAGACGGGATCCTGTCGGCCCTGCAGGTCCTTTCCATCATGAGGAGGTCCGGAAAGAGTCTCTCCGAACTCGCTTCGGTCATGACCACGCTTCCGCAGATCCTCAAGAACGTCAGGGTCAGGGAGAAAAAGGATTTTGAAAGCCTGCCGGACGTCAAGAAGGCCATCCATTCCGCAGAGCAGAAACTTAAAGAGGAGGGGAGGGTTCTGGTCAGGTATTCAGGCACTGAAAACAAGGCCAGGGTCATGATCGAAGGACCGGATTCGGATTCGATCCGGGATATGGCCGAAAGCATAGCGGGAGAGATCGAGAAGGCGATTGGTGTTAAAAATTAA
- a CDS encoding tRNA (adenosine(37)-N6)-threonylcarbamoyltransferase complex ATPase subunit type 1 TsaE, translated as MQAVLRSSSEEETLLIGERLGGRLAGGDILALAGRLGAGKTVLAKGIARGLGIREEDVVSPTYMLIHEISGAVKLFHVDLYRVTDMDDLENAGFYDVFDQDAVTVIEWADRFPGAVSEPYLMIRLQCVDENIREIFIEPHGERFRRLLNLLVKEIPSHLIYRT; from the coding sequence ATGCAAGCGGTTCTGCGTTCGTCTTCCGAGGAGGAGACTCTTTTGATCGGAGAACGCCTCGGCGGGCGCCTGGCCGGAGGCGATATCCTTGCCCTTGCAGGGAGGCTTGGCGCAGGAAAGACCGTTCTGGCCAAAGGGATCGCCAGGGGGCTCGGGATCAGGGAAGAGGACGTTGTGAGCCCCACCTATATGCTGATTCATGAAATTTCAGGGGCCGTGAAGCTCTTTCACGTGGACCTGTACCGTGTAACCGATATGGACGACCTGGAGAATGCCGGGTTCTACGACGTCTTCGATCAAGATGCCGTGACCGTCATTGAATGGGCTGACCGCTTTCCGGGCGCGGTCTCCGAACCGTATTTGATGATCAGGCTGCAATGCGTGGACGAGAATATCAGGGAGATCTTCATAGAGCCTCATGGGGAGAGGTTCAGGCGTCTTCTAAACCTCTTGGTGAAAGAAATTCCGTCTCACCTGATCTACAGGACATGA
- a CDS encoding cell division protein FtsH, protein MNSFYKSLTLWLVIGMVMVLVFNLFNYQKDITHEITFTEFLDQVDNGEVKEVVIQEDEGITGITQDGKTFRVYSPQYPDLIKDLRTKGVKIKAKPPRKESLLMTILVSWFPFLLLIGVWIFFMRQMQGGGNKALSFGKSRAKLLTEDQQKVTFKDVAGIDEAKEELQEVIEFLKDPKKFQKLGGKIPKGVLLMGPPGTGKTLLARAIAGEADVPFFTISGSDFVEMFVGVGASRVRDLFDQGKKHAPCIIFIDEIDAVGRHRGAGLGGGHDEREQTLNQLLVEMDGFESHESVILIAATNRPDVLDPALMRPGRFDRQVVVPNPDIKGREGILKVHTRKIPMAEDVDIMTLARGTPGFSGADLANMVNEGALLAARKNKDKVDMSDLESAKDKVMMGAERRSMVMTDEEKRNTAYHEAGHALVARLVPGADPVHKVTIIPRGRALGVTQQIPESDKYTYSKENMLARITVLLGGRASEELIFDQMTTGAGNDIERSTELARKMICEWGMSDKLGPVTFGKKEEQIFLGREISQHRDYSEATAVEIDSEVRRVVNECHDEARRLLQENIETLKRIAETLLDIEVLNAEQLDEIIDGKSPKEAKE, encoded by the coding sequence GTGAATTCCTTCTATAAAAGTTTAACCCTGTGGCTTGTCATCGGTATGGTGATGGTCCTTGTTTTCAATCTCTTCAATTACCAGAAGGACATCACGCACGAGATCACGTTTACGGAATTCCTGGATCAGGTGGATAACGGAGAAGTCAAGGAGGTTGTGATCCAGGAAGACGAAGGGATCACCGGCATCACGCAGGACGGCAAGACCTTCAGGGTCTATTCACCGCAGTATCCTGACCTGATCAAGGACCTTCGGACCAAGGGGGTCAAGATCAAGGCCAAACCTCCCAGGAAAGAGTCACTCCTGATGACCATCCTGGTCTCATGGTTCCCCTTTCTCCTCCTCATCGGCGTCTGGATCTTTTTCATGAGGCAGATGCAGGGCGGAGGGAACAAGGCCCTCTCCTTCGGGAAGAGCCGCGCCAAGCTCCTGACCGAGGATCAGCAGAAAGTGACCTTCAAGGACGTGGCCGGAATCGATGAGGCCAAAGAGGAACTCCAGGAAGTGATCGAGTTTCTCAAGGATCCGAAAAAGTTCCAGAAACTCGGAGGAAAGATCCCCAAGGGGGTGCTCCTGATGGGGCCGCCCGGGACAGGCAAAACCCTTCTGGCGAGGGCCATTGCCGGGGAGGCGGATGTCCCCTTTTTTACGATCAGCGGCTCTGATTTTGTTGAAATGTTTGTGGGCGTGGGCGCCTCCAGGGTCAGGGACCTCTTTGACCAGGGGAAAAAGCACGCCCCCTGCATCATCTTCATCGACGAGATCGACGCGGTGGGACGCCACCGGGGCGCCGGGCTCGGTGGAGGTCACGATGAGCGGGAGCAGACATTGAACCAGCTTCTGGTGGAGATGGATGGATTCGAATCCCATGAAAGCGTGATCCTGATCGCAGCGACCAACCGGCCCGACGTCCTCGATCCGGCCCTCATGCGTCCCGGGAGATTCGACCGGCAGGTGGTGGTCCCGAATCCGGACATCAAGGGGAGGGAAGGGATACTCAAGGTCCATACCCGGAAGATCCCCATGGCAGAGGACGTGGATATCATGACCCTTGCAAGGGGGACACCGGGGTTCTCCGGGGCCGACCTGGCCAACATGGTGAACGAAGGAGCGTTGCTCGCTGCGCGCAAGAACAAGGACAAGGTCGACATGTCCGACCTCGAATCAGCCAAGGACAAGGTCATGATGGGCGCAGAGCGAAGAAGCATGGTCATGACCGATGAGGAGAAGAGAAACACGGCCTATCACGAAGCGGGACATGCCTTGGTGGCCAGGCTGGTTCCCGGCGCCGATCCGGTGCACAAGGTGACCATCATTCCCAGGGGAAGGGCGCTGGGGGTGACTCAGCAGATACCGGAGTCGGACAAGTACACCTACTCCAAGGAGAATATGCTGGCCAGGATCACGGTGCTCCTGGGCGGAAGGGCCTCCGAGGAGCTGATCTTTGATCAGATGACCACAGGGGCCGGAAACGACATCGAGCGGTCCACCGAGCTTGCAAGAAAGATGATCTGCGAGTGGGGCATGAGTGATAAGCTCGGCCCGGTGACCTTCGGCAAGAAGGAAGAGCAGATCTTCCTGGGGAGAGAGATCTCGCAGCACAGGGACTACAGCGAAGCCACGGCCGTGGAGATTGATTCCGAGGTGAGAAGGGTTGTCAACGAGTGTCATGACGAGGCCAGAAGGCTTCTCCAAGAGAACATTGAAACCTTGAAACGGATCGCCGAAACCCTGCTGGATATCGAGGTTCTGAATGCAGAACAGCTCGATGAGATCATAGACGGAAAATCCCCCAAAGAGGCCAAGGAATGA
- a CDS encoding TIGR00159 family protein has product MFSEISDVLHWFLRTFRWQDAVDILIVAYVLYELFKLFKGTRALQMIIGLTILVMASFIFQWAKFYTISWLLNNLWAYLALSVIILFQPEIRRTLAHMGQSPVFSSMNLESEAKTIDELVKGSVTMASRKIGALILLEREHSIEGLIEMGTPIDSKLSKEILLSIFLPYSPIHDGAVIIQKDRIKAAGCFLPLTLNLNLSKELGTRHRAAMGITEETDAVVIVVSEETGTISVVIGGKITRDLDAQALRRVLTNVMRPVKKKTRKWF; this is encoded by the coding sequence ATGTTTTCTGAAATCTCCGACGTCCTCCACTGGTTTCTGCGGACATTTCGATGGCAGGATGCCGTCGACATCCTGATCGTTGCCTACGTCCTTTACGAGCTGTTCAAGCTTTTTAAAGGGACCCGGGCCCTTCAGATGATCATCGGGCTGACCATCCTGGTCATGGCCTCGTTCATTTTCCAGTGGGCAAAATTTTATACCATCAGCTGGCTGCTGAATAACCTGTGGGCCTATCTGGCCCTGAGTGTGATCATTCTTTTCCAGCCGGAAATCCGCAGGACCCTGGCCCATATGGGGCAGAGCCCTGTTTTTTCATCCATGAACCTGGAATCGGAGGCCAAGACCATTGATGAACTGGTCAAGGGATCCGTCACCATGGCGAGCCGGAAGATCGGGGCGCTGATCCTGCTTGAACGTGAGCACAGCATCGAAGGCCTGATTGAGATGGGGACGCCCATTGACTCGAAGTTGTCCAAGGAGATCCTCCTCAGTATCTTCCTCCCCTATTCCCCGATTCATGACGGGGCCGTGATCATTCAGAAGGACAGGATCAAGGCCGCGGGATGTTTCCTCCCGCTTACGCTGAATCTCAACCTGAGCAAGGAGCTGGGGACCCGTCACCGGGCGGCCATGGGCATCACTGAAGAGACCGATGCCGTGGTGATCGTGGTCTCGGAAGAGACAGGGACCATTTCCGTGGTGATCGGCGGGAAGATTACACGGGACCTGGATGCGCAGGCCCTTCGCCGTGTCCTGACCAATGTGATGCGGCCGGTTAAGAAAAAAACAAGGAAATGGTTTTAA
- a CDS encoding hypoxanthine phosphoribosyltransferase, translated as MKRLGEVLISAEAIRNRVCDLAGEISRDYQGKDLLMVGILKGAFVFMADLVRAISIPVRIDFLGVASYGPGTDPSEEIKVFKDLNQPVAGRDILIVDDIIDTGLTTDYLLRLLTVRSPRSIKVCSLLNKPSRRKVEVKIDYLGFQIPDHFVVGYGMDFNEEYRHLPEVHMITAS; from the coding sequence ATGAAGAGACTCGGCGAAGTCCTGATATCGGCTGAGGCCATCAGAAACAGGGTCTGCGATCTGGCTGGTGAGATATCACGTGACTATCAAGGCAAGGACCTCCTCATGGTCGGAATCCTTAAAGGGGCCTTTGTCTTTATGGCGGACCTGGTCCGGGCGATCTCCATCCCGGTCCGGATTGATTTCCTGGGCGTGGCCAGTTATGGACCGGGCACGGACCCGTCTGAGGAGATCAAGGTTTTCAAAGATTTGAATCAGCCTGTGGCCGGCCGGGACATTTTGATCGTGGACGATATTATTGATACCGGCCTGACCACGGATTACCTGCTCCGGCTCCTTACGGTGCGGAGTCCCAGGTCCATCAAGGTCTGCTCACTGCTGAACAAGCCGTCGAGGAGAAAGGTCGAGGTTAAGATCGACTACCTGGGGTTTCAGATCCCGGATCATTTCGTCGTGGGGTACGGCATGGATTTTAATGAGGAGTATCGGCATCTGCCGGAGGTCCACATGATCACGGCTTCGTAA